atatccaatatatataatatattcaaaatgtactcataaattaacaaagtacaataataaaatcctaATACAAATCTATTGTGGTGGTAGTGGCGGGGGATATGTTTCGATAGCGTCCTAATCCTCAACTTTAGCTGTCAAAGTCTCGACAAttccctacaaaaaaaaaaatatatatatatatatggtcaaataacaaaataataacaaaaaattggcATAATCTCCCCTAAAATTGGTATACCCCAAATCCGACCCCAAACTCCACTCCTCATCCTATACTCGACCCCAAACCCCGCAccaaactcaaaactaactccaaaaacacatattaatgaaaaaaattaaaatttggggAGAATATACATTTTGGCAAGATGGAGAGTGAGTGAGAATGAGAGGGAGGAGTGAGTGTGAGAGAATTAAAGGagatagtgagagagagataagAGAGTGAATGAGAGTGAGAGATagtgaagagagaaaagagagattaAGTGAGAGGAGTGAGTGTGAGAGAGAGGGTTGGATTTGGggagaaggaaagaaagaggaGTAAAGAGTAGACAAAAACATTGAGAAAATTGTGGaggagttattttggttttaaaaaccgtatcactttgcgcgacgaatgaTACgagtttgcgcgacgaaatattGGTCGAGcaaagtcttaaaaaaaaaaaattttagttCCCGTGTCCCATTTTTTTCCTGCCCAAATATTTAgagttttgcgcgacgaagtgTTGGTCACGCAAAGTTTTGCACGACGAAGTATTGGTCGCAcaaagtcttaaaaaaaaaatttaattcccGCAGCCCATTTTTGGTGCCCGcccaaatttttagagtttTGCGTGACAAAGTGTTGGTCGCGCAAAGTTTTAAAAACAATTCTTGCGTCCCATTTTTGGCTCCGTCCAAATTTAAGGATTTTGCACAACAAATTATTGGTTCGTCgtgcaaaatttataaaaataatttttataaataataaaatttactgAAATTTTGACTTTACTcccttcaaattcaattttttttttttacataaaacccacaataatatattttctaataaaaacctGATCCACACTACAATAAtatttaaagctacttaataaatatataaaccattcaatttcttaagtgttatatatacaaaataaataattttaaagctatttaatatatatatatatatatgtgcaaaaaaaattattcagagATCAactaacaggacaaaacttttcgacggttataaacgaaaaatcacgatttaacagttattttaacttcgattttgatgattttttacaactacactccttgatcctatatgaataaattcgatcttcaatttaaaatatttacactagtggataccacaaaatcttatgttatacttgatgaaagtataaataaactataagtgttagtgaatctattgttttgatgagatatgcattctacgaaactggtttcaacgatccaaccgtcaaacatgtttgtatatatttcaagATCGCACAcgccaaaaatcgtaaaaaacaaacattcagagatcaactAACGGGACAacacttttcgatggttataaacgaaaaatcacgatttaacggttatttcaACTctggttttgatgattttttacccCTACACTCCTTgaacctatatgaatacaatgactgaattcgattttcaatttaaaatatttacactagtggataccacaaaatcttatgttatacttaatgaaaatataaataaactcttttaagtgttaatgaatctattgttttgattggatatgcattctacgaaactagtttcaacgatccaaccgtcaaacttgtttgtatatacttcaagatcatatacaccaaaaatcacaaaaaacaaacattcaaagatcaactaacgggacaaaacttttcgacggttgtaaacgaaaaatcatgatttaatggttattttaactccgattttgatgattttttacagctacactccttgaccctatatgaatacaatgtctaaatttgatcttcaatttaaaatatttacactagttatacttaatgaaaatataaataaactcttttaagtgttagtgaatctattgttttgatgggatatgcattctacgaaactagtttcaacgatccaaccgtcaaacttgtttgtatatacttcgagatcatatacaccaaaaatcacaaaaaacaaacatttagagatcaactaacgggacaaaacttttcgacggttataaaagaaaaatcacgatttaatagttattttaactccgattttgatgatttttttacagctacactccttgaccctatatgaatacaatgactgaattcgatcttcaatttaaaatatttacactagttatacttaatgaaaatataaataaactctttaagtgttggtgaatctattgttttgatggaatatgcattctacgaaactagtttcaacgatccaaccgtcaaacttgtttgtatatacttcgagatcatatacaccaaaaatcacaaaaaacaaacattcagatatcagctaacgggacaaaactttcaacagttataaacgaaaaatcattaTTTAACAGTTATTTCAACTCCGATTTTCGtgattttttacaattacactccttgaccttatatgaatacaatgaactaattttatcgtcaattaaaaatatatttttctaacaaaaattcgatccgaactacaataatatatttttctaacaaaaacccgatccgaactacaataataaatttaaagttacttaataaatatatataccgttcaatttcttaagtgttatgcgtacaaaataaaaaacgaaaataaattGGTTTAGGTGACGAAATATTTGAATTACGTTGCGGaaagattttaaaaaataaaatttttattttatttatttttgtaaggACTTTGCGTGACGAAGTTTAAATTTTCGTTGCGCAAGACTTTGCGCAACGAAGCTTAGAattttgtcgcgcaaagtgaTTTTGCGTGACAAAATCGTAACGCAAAGTGACTTTGCGTGATGTAGTTTAGAGTTTCGTTACGCAaagtgactttgcgcgacgatgTGTGTCAACGATTATTCTGGGACTAGCCAAGACAAGTACCAACACCCTCGTATAAGTACTCATGGCTAAGCTGACACTAGTGATTTCGATGCCAACCTTTAACTTGACACCAACTTCCTATTTAGCTTCACAACAAAAACCATCATTAATTTAGTAATTGTATCGGTATACACTCTCTGTCTTTTTCACTACGAATTTCACCACTTCATGTTATTTTAGAAAATTCACTTACGGTTAAAATATGATGTTTTGATAAACTTTGAATTCAATATTGTGATCTACGATACTACCATGAGATTCATTTTCTTAGATAACAACTCACTAACTTTGCGCAAATGACGTTATATAACAATAATGGAAAACAATTGTGCCTATTTATCCTGATACGGTTTTTCCCACCGATTCTCCTTCCCAAACAATTAACACTATCTCtctactaaaaaataaaataaataactcacttacttcaccaaaaatgagaagaaatcCTTCTATTTAAATTTAGTAACATATTATTCTTCACCTATAAGTGAGGTGTGTTAATTTCAATTCTCACTAacggtgaatttgaaccacacccattgtgaggcttagccacTCGCTCACTcccttacactatgtttggatgaagaaatttaagattactaaggaattttaaaatgatgaaaattggaATGACggcattttattttctagaatttgtgaattttcttgtttggttaatctaaaagaacaatggaattgagaatagaatttgttaattttaaacttttaatcatataaattgggaaatgacacctatttacatggaatttaaagtTGGGAATTTGAGGcttcaaattccaagttttttttcatgcGAAAATTCTATATTTCTATGTTTATATATCTAAACAAGGGAATTTAtgtatgtcaatttataaattctgacttttatccaaattacaagtttattttcttcattcAAACATAATGGTACTATATtatgtttgtaaaaaaaaatattaaaatagttttctattgaaaattaaaaacagtttaaaatatataaaaaaaaatagacgtGCCCAATTTCGAAATACGACGCGTCGTATGTAAAAGTGTAAGCTGCCGAACGACCCATcgtccaaaaacaaaaccgaaaCAAAAACCCCTCGAAAACTCGTCAGCCCCCATCCTGGGCAATCGAGAGAGACAGAGACGGAGACGATAGATTCAAAGCAGGTCCTCTTCGAACTTCGTTGATTCTCTTACTGCCGCCATGGATTTTTTCTACAGTCTGCACAACTCTGTTTCAAAACCCATCTACCAGTAAGTGAAACTTCACACTCGAACTTTCTTTTTCCACCATTTGTGCAATAATTTCGAGCTTCATTCCACATCAACACAGAGTTTTTGATTCAATTCTtacctagagagagagagagagacagagctaATAGTTCATGGCCAGAGCTCCGTCGTCAATCCTAAGCTTCCTCCGCCACAACCACCGTGCCCGGCAAAACCCAAATACCCAAATCAGATACCTCACAACCGAAACCAAAGATTCTGACTTTACAGAAATTTCTCAACAGATTTGTAAGATTATTAGAACAAAACCCAGATGGGAGCAGACTCTGCCATCTGATTACCCTTCTTTTAATTTCACTGACCCCCAATTTTTCACTGAGCTTTTGAAGCACCAAAGGAATGTGTTTTTCTCGCTTCGGTTTTTCTTCTGGTTGAGCTCTCAGAATGGGTTTTCGCCCAACCCCGTTTCATTTAATGCGCTTTTCACTGCGCTCGTGGAGGCTAAGGCCTGCAATGCTGCAAAATTGCTTCTTGGACATACCGGTTTTAGCCCTGATCCTGCTTCATTAGAAAGTTATATTGGGTGTCTTTGCGAGGGTGGGTATGTTCAGGAGGCGGCTGATGTGTTTTATAGGCTGAAAGGGGCTGGAGTGTGCCTGTCTATAATGACTTGGAATGCGGCTTTGTCAGGTTGCCTTAAAGTGGGGAGGACTGATATTATTTGGATATTGTATCAAGAAATGATAGAATGTGGTGTTGTAGCTGATGTTGAGACTGTTGGGTATCTCATTCAAGCATTATGTGTTGATAACAATGTTTTGAAAGGATATGAGCTTCTTCGGCAGGTTTTGGTAGATGGACTAGTCCCTGGAAATGCTGCTTTCAATAAAttgatttctgggttttgtaaGGTGAAGAATTATAATCGAGTGTCCGAACTCCTCCACATCATGATTTCAAAGAACCGTGACCCGGATAATTATACGTATCAGGAGGTAATCAATTGGCTGTGTAAGAAAGGAAAGGGGCGTGAGGGTTTACGGGTTTTCAATGATCTTAAGGATAGGGGCTATGCCCCAGATATTGTCATGTATACTACCATGATTCATGGTCTTTGCACAATGGATTATATTGGGGAAGCTAGGAAGCTGTGGTTTGAGATGATTGAGAAGGGATATCGTCCAAATGAGTACACATACAATACAATGATTCTGGGGTTCTGTAAGATTGGTAGTTTTGAAGAGGCCAAGATCTTATACAAGGAGATGTGTGATAGAGGTTATAAAGAAACCACAGTCAGTTACAACGCAATGATGAGAGGACTATGTTTACATGGAAGGACCGATGAGGCATATGGATTATTCACTGAAATGCCCCATAAGGGTATTGTTCGTGATTTGATTACATACAACACTCTAATCCAAGGTTTCTGTAAGGAAGGCAAGATAGTAGAAAGTACGAACTTATTCCGAGAGCTCCTGACTCAAGGCTTACAACCATCAACTTACTCCTACACCCCACTTATTGAAAAGCTTTGTCAGGTTGGAGCTGTACAAGAAGCGAAAAGTTTGTGGAATGATATGAAGAATAGAGGTTTGGAACCAACTTTCGGCACTCAAGATTATATCATCATTGGATTGTGTGATCAAGGAGATGCTGCAGAGGGAATGGAATGGTTCTTAGACATGTTAAAGAGTAAGCTTAAACCAAAGCGGAAAACTTTTGGGAAACTAGTTGAATGTCTTTCACAAAGAGACAGGTTGGATGATTCTTTACTTGTTTTAGACTTTATGTTTAGGGCAGGTTATACACTGGAAGAACACATATGTTATTCTCTGGTCAATAAGCTTGGCAGGGAGAACAACCATTTCGTTGAAACATGTCTAGGGGAGATCTTAGAAGGAATGTGATGTTCCAAGTCATCTTGATATGTTCCTTGCAACTTCTGTAAGTTACTTCTTTTTTACTAGAAACTTCTGTAAGTTGATTTGTGGCTTTCTTTCAATTGTTTTACGGCTGATAATTATTTTGCAGCTtgttttgtatgtttgtttatgACAGAAAAGCTCAAATGAAAGTTTGAGTTAATGGATACTGGGGATTCCCAAACAGCAGATTAGGGATGAATTGGGGAAAGGGTACGACATTGTTTTGAGAGTTGACATCCAGGGTGCTCAGACTCTGAGGAAGATTCTTGGGAATTTGgctattttcatattttttatggCGGAGAGTGAGGCCAAGCTTGTGGAGAGGCTGATTGACCGAAAAACTGAGACGAAGGACTTATTGTGAGGGTTGCGACGGCTAGGGAGGAGGTGAAGCATGTTAAGAATTTCGATTATGTGGTGGTGAATGCGGAGGGGAGGTTGGACAATGCGGTTAAGTTGGTGGAGTCCACTATCGACGTGGAGAAAGCTAAGGTGCAGCAGAAGAGTTATGTGATATAGCTGTGGAGGTAAATGTGGTAGCAGGTCGAATTTGTGTTTTACGAGTTTAATTTTAGTGATAAACTGTTGAATTTGAATGGACTAGTTTCGCGTGTGGAAGAATGCATGCAATGATCCAAGTTCTACTGTGTTAGCTTTGTATGTTTAGAATGAAATCTGTTTTCGGTCTCCTTGCTATCAGATATCATTTATGGCCGTTAAACTGGTTCAACCTGCCTATTCACCATCTTCTGCTCAACTGGTTCACAGAATTATCTGGTTTTGTTTGTCACTTGAAGGATGCAAATATTTACTGCGTCGTTATGTGAAGGCTGTTAGTTAATCTCGTAGCCATTGGACATGGATCTGTTGTGTTATAGCTAGGCTTGTTAAACATGAATAAGGTTCCTATTTTTAAATAGTTTCTGCTTTTGGGCTACATAATTTTCCCAATTCATAACCAAGCTGCTCACCGTTTGGGTTTTCTTGGTCAGGTAGCGATGGTCCAGAATTAGATTTTGCATCAtacatttaattttatattttgcaATGTATGGACTGCTATGTTTCATGATGATGTTTAAGTGGTTAAGTTCATAATTCAATCCTACCCCGTTGTCATctctttctttgtcttgaattctTATTGATTAAGCGCTCGCTGACGTGTGCTGACATTGACTTCCTCTAGCCATCCTATAGCTTTTTTCTACTTTGAGCTGGAATTTGGCAAAGGGAGGGACCTGAAGTGCTTAGTGTTGCTTGTTTTTGCTGTATTCTGTTTGTTCTGAAAATGCCTGAGAACATTGGTATATGCCGCTATCTGTTTTTTTCCGTATGTTAGTGACTATTGCTACTATTCTATATAGTATAGGCAGTCTGAATTGAAGATTCAATTTTATGTGTTTGAGTTGATTTGGTTGATAGTTTCCAACTTTCAATTTTATGTCTTAGGTAGGAGAATTTGATCAAGTTGTCTAAAATATGTCTTCCTAGCACAGCCAAATTATCTTACTCTAGCATCTAACCTAATCCATAGGACTCATTCAACACCCAGGACTTTGAACTTGAAATCTACCCAAAAACAGCAGACTCAATCAGTACCCTATTCTAAAATGTTGCTTCCACTTTACTCCACTATTATGGAGAGATGACCTATGACTTGATGCAGCTGTGGCGGTATCCCGAAACAATCAAGCACTGCAACTACTTGATTGGTTTGGAATACAGCTATAGACTACTGTGGCCTAGTATCATCACTTAGAGGTGTTTCAAATAAACTGAAAATCACATAACATGATTTAGTGGATTAATAGAGAATAAATACACGTAACATGATTTTGTGAATTATTAACATCACATAGCGGTGTtccaaataaaccaaaaacCGCTCAGCTTGAGAAATTTTTCTATGTACGTGTAATTAACTAAAAGGAACCAAATTTAGAGCCAATAACGATCAAATGCAACCTTACTTAACTAAAACTAAAAGCCACGGCTTTTTAGGCTTAGTTGCTGCCCAAAACACTCTTGGACAGAGATTGGATCCGTGCGCTCAAACTCAAAGGGATTTTAGGTGAGCGGGGAGTGGGACCCATCTAAACCTTTAACTTGACACAAATGAACACACAAGTCATAACCCTTTTCTGCAAATTCGATCCCAAAAGAAGCACTATATTTATTCAATTCGTTTGATCTGATGGTTGAATATTAAGAGAAATGTGTCAAAAGTAAGTGTGTAAATAGCACGGTAACactaataaaaacctttttctGCAATCAACGACCAACTGATTTACGAATCCTACACACAAGAGGAATATTCTTTTTAATAAATCCACAATCTTTTTAATAAATTGATGTTTACAAAATAATTATGCTGGCTTATGCATGTATATGATTTGATggagttttgaattattattattattttaacgaTACGATAGTTTATATTAAACTACATGAAGAAAGATTTGAATGATGAAAGATTTGATGATGAAAGATTTGAACACAAAATATCGATGCAAGAGCAAATGCTCTAgagttttaaattaattaataagacTCAAACTTTGGTTAGTTTATTAACATAATGTCCTCATATCCTAACCATTAGCAGATGCTTAGTTGGcataatatattaatatggcaTTTCATTGGAAAGTTTGTCTAGTAAGACCAAACCCAACAttgggctaaatgccaaattttaggttttattccCCCCTCCAAAATCCAACCCAACGCAACCTAAATGAGTGGAGTAAAAGCTAAAACTCAAACAAAAGTCAAATTCCACCCAGGATTTAGCCCAGATGCGCGTAGACTCGCCCAAACCCAACCCAGTCTCGGCCCAACCACACTCCCCACGCGGGCTAAAGCCTTCAGCACCCGATAGGGGGGGCCCACTGTCGGCCACCATCAGGAGCCCAACGGCTCTTTTGTTCATCCAACGGCTGATATATTTggaccgttggttgatccaacgatccagattcaaattttgtttaattaaaaaatgtaattttaaaatacattgaatccaacgactgagatcaaatataatcaaatctaatggttAAAAAAAGATCGAATGGTtgaaatttaaatccaacggctaaaataattaaaaaaattatttaactcaaaattcaccccaaaaactctataagtacttatgtatttgttcaaacatccacataaaactcatttttctcctacaattcttccaatttttctttctaccatttcttcccatttccaaatttttcaagatggcaagagagcatattagaggtcgtaattggactTGTGAGGAAGATGTTGCTTTATGCTTGGCATGGGTTTCTATTAGCGAAGATGGTGTAATTGGcacgaatcaaaataaaaatgttttGTGGGATAAAATCGTTGATAAGTTCCATGAATACTATAACGCCGGTGGGAGGAAGGGTGGTGGTGCTTATGATCGGTGGAAGGttatcaacaaagcatgcactttatggaagggaagcttggagagagccGTGGTTGACATGGCTAGTGGAAGGAGCGTTGTAGAAATTgtgagtttttttgtttcaatcCCTCTGTGTTGCTACGATTCTTTTGATCTTGGATTGGATTTCTATTATGTTTTCACTGCTCCATTAGATATAAGGTGGTATTTGGACTATCGAGAACCTGATATtgttttttcctattttgtttgttttttttgtgtcCAAGTTTTTCACTATCTCAAGTGTTTGTGAGGGTATGAATTCATGATCAATCATACATTTCTAATTAATGGGGCACTTACGCTAGTGTTTGTTTTTCCCCCCTTTGGTTCATAAGCACtttgctcaaaaaaaaaaaaaaaaaaaaagtgcatgtACTGCAATTACAATAATATTCAATTGGTCTCTTGTCTAAGACATGCGGTAGAAAGTTCATTGTTGCAAGGCAATTAATGAAGATATGTAAACGTCTCATTGTTGTGACAACCGCTAGCAATAATGTGTCTCAAATAAACGATGCAAGCCACACAAAGAAGATATGTAAACGTCTCACCGTTGTGACAATCGCTAGCAATAATGTGTCTCAAATAAACGATGCAAGGCATACAACGAGGATATGCAAACGTCTAAACGTTATGACAACTGATAGCATCTGTGTAAATTATTAGTTTGGTACTTTCGTTTCATTGCTTTAATAGAAATTTACAATGCCCAGAGTTTGGACAAAACAGTTGGTTTGTATGGGCTCTTTTGGTTCGTAAGGGGCGTTGACTATGATTCCTTAATCCCACACTCTTGAGACTCacttagacctagtttgggagtgaggtgcttaaaaaaaagcacctatgaaaaaaagctgttagggttttaggtgtttgataaactgaaaaaaaaaatgcttattttggaagctgctgtgagaataagctgaaatcaaaggaaaaagctgaagctgctatttgcagctttggaaaactggctttttttcaaagcacacggggctacagtgctcctttaatgaaaagacccactatcagactgctttttttttcaaaagcacttttacaaaaaagtttaccaaacgctctgctgatttatttcacagccgcttattctcacagcatagccgcttattctcacaacagctttttttcaaagcacagcaataccaaaccagcccttacaCTACCTCACACAAGCTGTTTAAAATTCCCATACTCTTCCATTGGTTTTCTAGCTTTTAAATTTCATCTTATCTCCTGTGGTTTTAGTTAAACTAAATGGACTATCCTGTATGTTGTGCCTAAGAGGAACTAGTACTGCACTTTGGGATTGgcatttttatttctatttatcTCATGCATATCTCTCTCTTTATCTCCTTATTGGCAGTTTGCACTACCATTTATTGGCATGGCATACCTTAGCTATGTGATTACTGATCCGCTGCATTTGATCTCTGTTGATTGGTTATTTTTGTTTCTCGTCCATTTTTTCTCCCTTTCTTTGGATTTCCCTTGACAAAAAGGGGGAGTAGtaatatg
This is a stretch of genomic DNA from Malus domestica chromosome 02, GDT2T_hap1. It encodes these proteins:
- the LOC114821965 gene encoding pentatricopeptide repeat-containing protein At5g18950-like codes for the protein MARAPSSILSFLRHNHRARQNPNTQIRYLTTETKDSDFTEISQQICKIIRTKPRWEQTLPSDYPSFNFTDPQFFTELLKHQRNVFFSLRFFFWLSSQNGFSPNPVSFNALFTALVEAKACNAAKLLLGHTGFSPDPASLESYIGCLCEGGYVQEAADVFYRLKGAGVCLSIMTWNAALSGCLKVGRTDIIWILYQEMIECGVVADVETVGYLIQALCVDNNVLKGYELLRQVLVDGLVPGNAAFNKLISGFCKVKNYNRVSELLHIMISKNRDPDNYTYQEVINWLCKKGKGREGLRVFNDLKDRGYAPDIVMYTTMIHGLCTMDYIGEARKLWFEMIEKGYRPNEYTYNTMILGFCKIGSFEEAKILYKEMCDRGYKETTVSYNAMMRGLCLHGRTDEAYGLFTEMPHKGIVRDLITYNTLIQGFCKEGKIVESTNLFRELLTQGLQPSTYSYTPLIEKLCQVGAVQEAKSLWNDMKNRGLEPTFGTQDYIIIGLCDQGDAAEGMEWFLDMLKSKLKPKRKTFGKLVECLSQRDRLDDSLLVLDFMFRAGYTLEEHICYSLVNKLGRENNHFVETCLGEILEGM